Proteins from one Streptomyces sp. NBC_00289 genomic window:
- a CDS encoding transposase, protein MIAYTITGDVTIGHARWFLTWCTDADIPEVRTLATTIDRWWPEIAEFIDTGHHNAKSEGINRVIKLVARNAFGFRNADSQRLRTRCVTTRRARGHLRTA, encoded by the coding sequence TTGATCGCCTACACCATCACAGGGGACGTGACCATCGGCCATGCCCGCTGGTTCCTGACCTGGTGCACCGACGCCGACATCCCCGAAGTCCGCACCCTCGCCACCACCATCGACCGCTGGTGGCCCGAGATCGCCGAGTTCATCGACACCGGACACCACAACGCCAAGAGTGAGGGAATCAACCGCGTGATCAAGCTGGTCGCCCGCAACGCGTTCGGTTTCCGCAATGCCGACAGCCAGCGCCTACGCACACGCTGCGTGACCACCCGCCGAGCCCGCGGACACCTCCGCACCGCTTAA
- a CDS encoding protein kinase, translated as MENEDQPAAGWTVPGYTHDRELGSGASGLVVGAREDATGTAVAIKYLNQELCDDPAFRKRFQEEARLLAKLRSPSVAQLYEFVVNPAGMAIIMELVDGISLRTLLSIEGIVSPEASLTLLKGSLLGLAAAHARGVVHRDYKPENILVSLNGSSKLVDFGIAVPNGAVAEIAGTPSYMAPEQWRGQPATPATDVYAATATFFECLTGTKPYSGSTTTALAVQHAESPIPVHQVPEPLRSLIYRGMAKTPVERPESATAFLHDLEMIASVAYGAEWEDRGQRKLAALTALLPLLFPFTTGPSSAGTALATTSLNQPGRAVYQRASTDSISIRRRWRRPSVYLAGAGAIATFIGAAIVTAPSHDRGSATSPVVGVAPTAMSSSVVPSAGGPSTSSAASANVTELSTPSEAPGSGAVPSPSISAPDATETTVGPRTTVSPQADPGTPSASPTFATGEPLPSTSPARTVHVLSVNITNVDCKGSRGDASITVHTNGVAGGSLNLTWLSGDRPEPQGSHVEDVQTFPLPEGENSVYISAHHSFAGENWWGAMVSTSPDADSGERSYKFLDAFVCDPPR; from the coding sequence ATGGAAAACGAGGACCAACCCGCGGCCGGATGGACTGTACCAGGTTACACGCATGATCGCGAGCTCGGCTCGGGTGCCAGCGGATTAGTAGTAGGAGCACGGGAAGACGCAACAGGAACTGCAGTAGCCATCAAGTATCTTAACCAAGAACTGTGCGACGACCCTGCTTTTCGTAAAAGATTTCAAGAAGAGGCCCGTCTGCTGGCGAAATTGCGGTCTCCTAGTGTGGCTCAACTGTACGAGTTTGTCGTGAATCCCGCTGGAATGGCCATCATTATGGAGCTCGTAGATGGCATTTCTTTACGTACGCTTTTGAGTATCGAAGGCATCGTAAGCCCTGAGGCCTCGCTCACACTACTCAAGGGATCATTGCTCGGCCTAGCAGCGGCACATGCTAGAGGTGTCGTGCACCGCGATTATAAGCCCGAGAACATCCTCGTCTCCCTGAATGGATCATCCAAACTCGTAGATTTCGGCATTGCTGTACCGAATGGGGCGGTGGCTGAAATCGCAGGTACGCCATCCTACATGGCACCGGAACAGTGGAGGGGGCAACCAGCCACGCCTGCTACCGACGTCTATGCCGCGACGGCAACATTCTTTGAATGCCTGACTGGAACAAAGCCCTATAGCGGAAGTACGACAACTGCACTGGCTGTACAGCATGCTGAAAGCCCCATCCCTGTCCACCAGGTACCAGAGCCGCTGCGTTCACTGATATACCGTGGCATGGCCAAAACGCCAGTCGAAAGACCAGAAAGCGCGACGGCTTTCCTCCACGATCTTGAAATGATTGCATCGGTAGCATACGGCGCCGAGTGGGAAGATCGCGGACAGAGGAAGTTGGCAGCCCTTACTGCTCTACTACCTCTACTCTTCCCGTTTACCACTGGCCCTTCCTCGGCGGGTACAGCACTAGCCACCACTTCGCTGAATCAGCCTGGGAGAGCTGTCTATCAGCGGGCTTCCACCGATTCGATTTCTATTCGTCGTAGATGGAGAAGGCCTAGTGTCTACCTCGCAGGCGCTGGCGCAATCGCCACGTTCATCGGCGCGGCGATAGTCACTGCACCTTCGCATGACCGCGGGAGTGCGACCTCGCCTGTGGTAGGAGTCGCGCCCACAGCCATGTCGTCCTCGGTGGTTCCTTCTGCTGGTGGCCCGTCTACCTCATCGGCCGCATCGGCAAATGTCACAGAATTGAGCACCCCGTCAGAGGCTCCCGGCTCTGGCGCCGTACCTTCACCGTCCATTAGTGCCCCTGATGCGACTGAAACGACAGTAGGCCCGCGTACTACGGTGTCACCGCAGGCAGACCCCGGCACGCCTAGCGCATCCCCGACTTTTGCAACCGGGGAACCACTGCCTTCGACGTCACCGGCGAGGACCGTGCATGTACTTTCCGTTAACATCACCAACGTCGACTGCAAGGGCAGTCGGGGTGACGCCTCTATAACGGTGCACACAAATGGGGTCGCTGGGGGCAGTTTAAATCTCACCTGGCTGAGTGGGGACCGCCCCGAGCCACAAGGCAGCCACGTGGAGGACGTACAAACTTTCCCCCTTCCTGAAGGCGAGAACTCCGTATACATTAGTGCGCACCATTCCTTTGCCGGAGAAAACTGGTGGGGCGCTATGGTGTCAACCTCACCTGACGCCGACAGTGGTGAAAGATCGTATAAATTCCTCGATGCCTTTGTGTGCGATCCTCCCCGCTGA
- a CDS encoding transposase family protein, which translates to MHLVTADEAARACPECGVFSSRMKGPATTRPRDLPYGERGLEFFWHKRRWWCGEVSCPRKSFTEQVPQIPAGARITTRCWASTRPGAAAPAGNRIPTPGVAAGAGPPAHRVHRRAWHRCPARPGRGPHRR; encoded by the coding sequence GTGCATCTGGTCACGGCGGATGAGGCGGCCAGGGCCTGTCCGGAGTGCGGGGTCTTCTCCTCCCGGATGAAGGGGCCGGCGACCACCCGGCCGCGTGACCTTCCGTACGGCGAGCGCGGGCTGGAGTTCTTCTGGCACAAGCGCCGGTGGTGGTGCGGGGAAGTGTCCTGTCCGCGCAAGTCGTTCACCGAGCAGGTCCCGCAGATACCGGCCGGGGCCCGGATCACGACAAGGTGCTGGGCATCGACGAGACCAGGCGCGGCCGCACCGGCTGGGAACAGGATCCCGACACCGGGAGTGGCTGCTGGTGCGGGACCGCCGGCACACCGGGTTCATCGACGCGCTTGGCACCGGTGCCCTGCTCGGCCAGGTCGAGGGCCGCACCGCCGCTGA
- a CDS encoding IS256 family transposase: MALSQSDLQRLLESLRTADGIELVRNVAERMLQELIEAELSGRISAQWNEHTEARTAFRNGHREKTLATQAGDLDLAIPKLRSGSFFPSLLERRRRIDQALYAVIMEAYVHGVSTRSVDDLVKALGADSGISKSEVSRICGDLDEQLTVFRGRPLDHSRFPYLYLDATYCKVRVNHRIVSQAVVIATGISEDGGREVLGVMVGDSETEAFWSEFLRSLRERGLGGVRLVISDSHSGLVAAIRKVMLGAAWQRCRVHFLRNVFSVIPKESGEMVAATIRTIFIQPTAEAVHHQLDAVADMLGQQFPKVRQMLLDAKEDLTAFAAFPIWHWKKIQSSNPLERINREIKRRTDVVQVFPNPAALERLVTAVLSEMHDEWIAFPRRYLSEGSMTAIYAAEHADHTTHALPNTPNTTED; encoded by the coding sequence ATGGCCTTGTCCCAGTCTGACCTACAACGCCTGCTGGAGTCACTACGCACGGCGGACGGGATCGAGCTCGTCCGCAACGTCGCCGAGCGCATGCTGCAAGAGCTGATCGAGGCCGAGCTCAGCGGCCGGATCAGCGCCCAGTGGAACGAGCACACCGAAGCCCGCACCGCCTTCCGCAACGGCCACCGGGAGAAGACCTTGGCCACCCAGGCCGGCGATCTGGACCTGGCGATACCGAAGCTGCGCAGCGGCAGCTTCTTCCCCAGCCTGCTGGAACGGCGGCGCCGCATCGACCAGGCGCTCTACGCCGTCATCATGGAGGCATACGTGCACGGGGTGTCCACCCGCTCGGTCGACGACCTGGTCAAGGCGCTCGGCGCGGACAGCGGAATCTCCAAGAGCGAGGTCTCACGGATCTGCGGTGACCTGGACGAACAGCTCACGGTCTTCCGCGGCCGGCCCCTGGATCACAGCCGCTTCCCCTACCTCTACCTGGACGCCACCTACTGCAAGGTGCGCGTGAACCACCGGATCGTCTCCCAGGCCGTGGTCATCGCCACCGGCATCAGTGAGGACGGCGGCCGTGAGGTGCTGGGTGTGATGGTCGGTGACAGCGAGACCGAAGCGTTCTGGAGCGAGTTCCTGCGCTCCTTGCGCGAACGCGGCCTGGGCGGGGTCCGTCTGGTCATCTCCGACAGTCACAGCGGCCTGGTGGCAGCGATCCGCAAGGTCATGCTCGGTGCCGCCTGGCAGCGTTGTCGTGTCCATTTCTTGAGGAATGTGTTTTCCGTGATCCCCAAGGAATCCGGGGAAATGGTCGCGGCGACCATCCGCACCATCTTCATCCAGCCCACCGCCGAAGCCGTCCATCACCAACTCGATGCGGTGGCCGACATGCTCGGGCAGCAGTTTCCCAAGGTCAGGCAGATGCTCCTGGACGCCAAGGAGGACCTGACCGCCTTCGCTGCCTTTCCCATCTGGCATTGGAAGAAGATCCAGTCTTCAAATCCCCTGGAGCGGATCAACCGCGAGATCAAGCGCCGCACCGACGTCGTGCAGGTCTTCCCCAACCCGGCCGCCCTCGAGCGGCTGGTCACCGCCGTGCTCAGCGAGATGCACGACGAATGGATCGCCTTCCCCCGCCGCTACCTGTCCGAAGGCAGCATGACTGCCATCTACGCCGCCGAACACGCCGACCACACCACCCATGCACTCCCCAACACCCCGAACACTACGGAGGATTGA
- a CDS encoding transposase produces the protein MCFEDEAGFTRRPPKGRTWGRRGRTPVVTVSGRRSGRLSVAGLIAMRPGSRTRLCHRLRTHPAGKGKRRSMGERDFIALIDGVHHLLKAPIVLVWDRLNTHVSHAMRELIAEREWLKVFLLPAYSPDLNPVEWVWAHVKRSLANLAVVALDRLQTLVRNRLKRLQYRPDTLDGFIAGTGLALDDPKSP, from the coding sequence ATCTGCTTCGAGGACGAAGCGGGTTTCACCCGCCGACCGCCCAAAGGGCGAACCTGGGGCCGGCGCGGCCGCACCCCGGTCGTGACGGTCAGCGGCCGCCGCTCGGGGCGCCTGTCGGTGGCCGGGCTGATCGCCATGCGGCCAGGCTCACGGACCCGGCTGTGCCACCGCCTGCGCACCCACCCCGCAGGCAAGGGCAAGCGCCGCAGCATGGGCGAGCGCGACTTCATCGCGCTGATCGACGGCGTCCACCACCTCCTCAAGGCGCCGATCGTGCTGGTGTGGGACCGGCTCAACACCCACGTCTCCCACGCCATGCGTGAACTGATCGCCGAACGTGAATGGCTCAAGGTGTTCCTGCTCCCCGCCTACTCACCCGACCTCAACCCCGTCGAGTGGGTATGGGCGCACGTCAAACGGAGCCTGGCCAACCTCGCCGTCGTCGCCCTCGACCGGCTCCAAACCCTCGTTCGCAACCGGCTCAAACGCCTCCAGTACCGGCCCGACACCCTCGACGGCTTCATAGCCGGCACCGGCCTGGCCCTCGACGATCCAAAGTCACCCTGA
- a CDS encoding transposase — MRMRAAELFEQKIKPPEVARRLRVSLKSAYRWHQLWRDGGREALTSRGPSGSRCRLSPRCLEKLAGYLEQGPAAHGWVEDQVWTAARVATLIGRKFHLSYSVSGATRLMHRLGFSSQVPARRIAERDEQAVTAWKEATWAEIKEPGRPAEATSASRTKRVSPADRPKGEPGAGAAAPRS, encoded by the coding sequence ATACGGATGCGGGCAGCCGAGTTGTTCGAGCAGAAGATCAAGCCGCCGGAGGTTGCAAGGCGCCTGCGGGTGAGCCTGAAATCGGCTTACCGGTGGCACCAGTTGTGGCGGGACGGAGGTCGTGAGGCTCTGACCTCGCGTGGCCCGAGCGGGTCGCGATGCCGTTTGTCACCGCGCTGCCTGGAGAAGCTCGCCGGGTATCTCGAGCAGGGCCCGGCCGCGCATGGATGGGTGGAGGACCAGGTGTGGACCGCTGCTCGGGTGGCCACGCTGATCGGCAGGAAGTTCCACCTCTCCTACAGCGTCTCGGGAGCCACCAGGCTGATGCACCGGCTCGGCTTCAGCTCCCAGGTCCCCGCGCGGCGGATTGCCGAACGCGACGAGCAGGCCGTCACCGCGTGGAAGGAGGCGACCTGGGCGGAGATAAAAGAGCCCGGGCGGCCTGCGGAGGCTACATCTGCTTCGAGGACGAAGCGGGTTTCACCCGCCGACCGCCCAAAGGGCGAACCTGGGGCCGGCGCGGCCGCACCCCGGTCGTGA
- a CDS encoding transposase, producing MRDRRHTGFIDALGTGALLGQVEGRTAADVLTWLSTTPGDWRKNIKYVAFDMSATYRAAIRTGLPHAVVVVDHFHVVQRANKVLSTVRRRTTAGVRGRRGRATDPEWTARRRLLRNRENLTDEQFAKMWNPLLDEGPIGQRLLTVWIARESLRTLLALARTGANREQIGQMASRVMV from the coding sequence GTGCGGGACCGCCGGCACACCGGGTTCATCGACGCGCTTGGCACCGGTGCCCTGCTCGGCCAGGTCGAGGGCCGCACCGCCGCTGACGTGCTGACCTGGCTGTCCACCACACCAGGGGACTGGCGCAAGAACATCAAATACGTCGCCTTCGACATGTCGGCCACCTACCGGGCCGCGATCCGCACCGGACTTCCGCACGCCGTCGTGGTCGTCGATCACTTCCACGTCGTCCAGCGCGCGAACAAGGTGCTCTCCACCGTGCGGCGTCGCACCACCGCCGGGGTCCGGGGCCGGCGCGGACGGGCCACCGACCCAGAATGGACAGCCCGCCGACGGCTGCTCCGCAACCGCGAGAACCTCACCGACGAGCAGTTCGCGAAGATGTGGAACCCGCTGCTGGACGAGGGACCGATCGGGCAGAGGCTGCTGACCGTGTGGATCGCCAGGGAAAGCCTGCGTACCCTCCTCGCCCTGGCCCGCACCGGCGCCAATCGTGAACAAATCGGCCAGATGGCGTCCCGCGTGATGGTGTAG